The following are encoded together in the Flammeovirga agarivorans genome:
- a CDS encoding DEAD/DEAH box helicase, with the protein MSFEEIGINNEDLLEKLYILDYNDPTPIQKESIPVILENRDVLGCAQTGTGKTLAFCLPIIQQLLQEHTTHNKTVSTLILTPTRELATQISENIGRLIHQTPLKQAVIFGGIPADKQIRRLKKGVNIITATPGRLIDLVKKGHIKLSQVKHFVLDEADKMLDMGFVKEIFTIESYLSPTHQTLLFSATMPNKILDVASKLLNQPQEIKVSPVSSTAVAIDEKIYYVDQRNKKRLLIDVIKNNNINNALIFTNTKRGANFIVKALGEAGIKSLAIHGNKSQEARTKALSYFKKKKIDILVATDIAARGIDIDSLDFVINYEIPPAAETYVHRIGRTGRAGKSGQAISIADGTELDSLKNIEKLIKHSIEEVKEHDFPMMEAEQDRNRMIKKKQKNNRRSSRR; encoded by the coding sequence ATGTCATTTGAAGAGATAGGAATAAATAACGAGGATCTACTAGAAAAGCTTTACATTTTAGACTACAATGATCCTACACCTATACAAAAGGAAAGTATACCTGTAATCCTCGAAAATAGAGATGTGCTTGGTTGTGCACAAACTGGTACAGGTAAAACTTTAGCTTTTTGTTTACCTATCATTCAACAATTACTTCAGGAGCACACCACACATAATAAAACCGTTTCTACCTTAATATTAACTCCAACAAGAGAGTTGGCTACCCAAATCTCTGAAAATATAGGGAGACTCATCCATCAAACTCCATTAAAACAAGCTGTCATTTTTGGTGGCATTCCTGCTGACAAACAAATTCGAAGGCTAAAAAAAGGTGTAAACATAATTACAGCAACTCCTGGTCGATTAATTGACCTTGTAAAAAAAGGACATATTAAACTGTCACAAGTAAAACATTTTGTCTTGGATGAAGCTGACAAAATGCTAGACATGGGCTTCGTGAAAGAAATCTTCACTATTGAGTCCTATCTATCTCCTACTCATCAAACTTTATTGTTTTCTGCTACCATGCCGAATAAAATTCTTGATGTAGCAAGTAAGTTATTAAATCAACCCCAAGAAATTAAGGTTTCACCAGTCTCTTCAACAGCTGTAGCCATTGATGAAAAAATTTATTACGTCGATCAAAGAAATAAGAAAAGGCTACTGATTGATGTTATCAAGAATAACAATATTAACAACGCACTCATATTCACTAATACAAAGAGAGGAGCAAACTTTATCGTAAAGGCTTTAGGTGAAGCTGGGATTAAAAGTTTAGCAATTCATGGTAATAAATCTCAGGAAGCAAGAACAAAGGCGCTATCCTATTTTAAAAAGAAAAAGATTGACATCTTGGTAGCCACTGATATCGCTGCTAGAGGAATTGACATTGATAGTTTAGATTTTGTGATTAACTATGAAATTCCACCAGCTGCAGAAACTTACGTTCATAGAATTGGTCGAACAGGTAGAGCGGGTAAATCTGGACAAGCAATATCAATAGCAGACGGAACCGAATTAGATAGTCTAAAAAACATAGAGAAGCTAATTAAGCACTCCATTGAAGAAGTGAAAGAACATGACTTTCCAATGATGGAGGCGGAACAAGACCGCAATAGGATGATCAAGAAGAAACAAAAGAATAATAGAAGGTCATCTAGACGATAA
- a CDS encoding DUF308 domain-containing protein: protein MFKQSRFLSSSRNVISIVGISYLIIGTLLLVIPFSKEFSLTPIFASLLIPAGAIELYINTKYRDQIYSWGVSALNSLNDIFMGLALIIAAGNRLTLLYFTGFWLMIKAIYGLSYALQMKKASMLKHITFVVGIVVLFVAMFLVVNQLFPYDKVRSLIGLTMLLLGTHQLLGFKLDDIKNY from the coding sequence ATGTTCAAACAAAGCAGGTTCTTATCATCTTCTCGAAATGTTATTTCTATTGTAGGAATATCATACCTGATTATTGGTACCCTGTTGTTAGTGATACCTTTTAGCAAAGAGTTTTCTTTAACGCCAATATTTGCGAGTTTATTAATTCCTGCAGGTGCTATTGAACTTTATATAAATACTAAGTATAGAGATCAGATTTATAGTTGGGGTGTAAGTGCTTTGAATAGTCTCAATGATATATTTATGGGATTAGCTTTAATTATTGCAGCAGGTAATCGATTAACTTTATTGTATTTTACGGGATTCTGGCTGATGATAAAGGCTATTTACGGCCTGAGCTATGCCTTACAGATGAAGAAAGCATCAATGCTTAAGCATATCACTTTCGTTGTAGGCATTGTTGTTTTGTTTGTTGCCATGTTTCTAGTTGTCAATCAACTTTTCCCATACGATAAGGTGAGATCATTAATAGGGCTTACGATGTTATTATTGGGAACACACCAATTATTAGGGTTTAAGCTCGACGATATCAAGAATTATTAG
- a CDS encoding MBL fold metallo-hydrolase has protein sequence MLHLLSPQFGGKFTEEEKEKLEKSPNWKDDKFENLEETMMNINIRNIPGLLKKQLTNRAGRAPKNNLCILPFNPEVYNQELDNPKCIWYGHSVLLLQLNGKNILIDPMLGSNASPIGPVNTKRYSNDSLKVIDELPDIDILLQTHDHYDHLDLDSYEKLKGKVKKYVVGLGIKRHLVSWGHDEKLITEVDWWDTLNILDFEITYTPSRHFSGRGLNDRAKSLWGGFVIKTNNHSIYWSGDGGYGKHFKEIGEKLGPFDWGFMENGQYNENWHLIHMFPEESIQAAKDAQVKKAFPVHWGGFTLALHTWKDPIERFVDESRKKDQPIFTAKIGKIIEMGKNDELYDWWTVLD, from the coding sequence ATGTTACATCTACTTAGCCCTCAATTTGGTGGAAAGTTTACTGAAGAAGAGAAAGAAAAGCTGGAAAAGTCACCAAACTGGAAAGATGATAAATTTGAGAACCTAGAAGAAACGATGATGAATATCAACATTCGGAATATTCCAGGGTTACTCAAAAAGCAATTAACCAATAGAGCGGGAAGGGCTCCAAAAAATAACCTATGTATTCTTCCTTTTAATCCAGAAGTATATAACCAAGAACTCGATAATCCAAAATGTATATGGTATGGACACTCGGTTTTATTACTACAACTAAATGGTAAGAATATACTTATTGATCCTATGTTAGGTTCCAATGCATCACCAATTGGACCTGTAAACACCAAAAGGTATAGTAATGACTCATTAAAGGTGATTGATGAATTACCTGATATTGATATCCTATTACAAACTCACGACCACTACGATCACTTGGATTTAGACTCTTATGAGAAACTAAAGGGTAAAGTGAAGAAATACGTAGTAGGGCTTGGGATTAAAAGACACCTTGTATCTTGGGGACATGATGAAAAACTAATTACGGAAGTAGATTGGTGGGATACACTAAATATATTAGACTTTGAAATTACATATACTCCATCTCGACATTTCTCTGGAAGAGGGCTCAACGATAGGGCTAAATCTCTTTGGGGTGGATTTGTTATAAAAACAAATAACCACTCAATTTACTGGAGTGGCGATGGTGGCTATGGTAAGCACTTTAAAGAAATTGGTGAGAAACTAGGTCCTTTTGATTGGGGATTTATGGAAAATGGTCAATACAATGAAAATTGGCATCTAATCCATATGTTTCCTGAAGAGAGCATTCAAGCAGCTAAAGATGCTCAAGTAAAAAAAGCTTTTCCTGTACACTGGGGAGGTTTTACTTTGGCCTTACATACTTGGAAAGATCCTATAGAAAGATTTGTGGATGAATCTCGTAAAAAAGATCAACCCATTTTCACTGCAAAAATTGGAAAGATCATTGAAATGGGTAAAAATGATGAACTCTATGATTGGTGGACTGTCTTGGATTAA
- a CDS encoding sensor histidine kinase, with protein MRKILHVFLLIFFLLKYQSIPAKTILVDTAKTTVNCTNAVDIYQDKVPLFIDNDPFFLDEWNDVPLDGLSEGPFSKGNWHRLILESEVDVEKLMYFNYVLIPNIHIWVKEEGNNSIEYFSFGTNSDYYTTEQSRDYRGYVVPLSFKANKIKEIYFFMEGHGWPTHSDIYLYDPGVYRNNFERDNYVLTILRVVVLTMLTIGLVIGIISRQNVFLYYALSFYSGVLFAEVELGIFVKFLDVNYHHLSYYIRHFANIAYITSLLYFYKYLIGNDNSSFNAVLKWFAPFIHIYSVITFLLFLFSDNPTMIAIIFLSIVVVSWLSFLICFVLLLRSVRKNNIYAKYAFFVLVSRLIVIAIFVSLPHLGLIERSIYTDYLYYLFIGYESVFYFIMLMKKVINIYDERIELLSKQKQLEKAYSEAVLKGQEDERNRIGRELHDYVGGNLALVNKSDHLDGEEVKSIITSTIKTVREMSHGLITPTFNDVQNFEDAIFDLSSKYNSDDMSVFIKFVDWPDSNKKELLNHCYRVVQELLYNAEKHSEANSVHIQFFSDNNIGRIFYEDNGIGFNVNASKNGVGLANIRYRSNAMGGKSIIESSSYGTVIRIEDIHLD; from the coding sequence ATGAGGAAAATACTTCATGTTTTTCTTTTAATTTTTTTTCTGCTAAAATATCAATCAATACCAGCAAAAACCATTTTAGTAGATACTGCAAAAACAACTGTAAACTGTACCAATGCTGTAGATATTTATCAAGATAAAGTACCGTTATTTATAGATAATGATCCTTTTTTTCTTGATGAATGGAATGATGTGCCTTTAGATGGCCTTTCAGAAGGACCTTTTAGTAAAGGAAATTGGCATCGACTAATATTGGAAAGTGAAGTGGATGTAGAAAAACTGATGTATTTTAATTATGTGTTGATACCCAATATTCATATTTGGGTGAAAGAAGAAGGAAATAACTCTATTGAATATTTTTCATTTGGGACGAACTCAGATTATTACACCACAGAACAATCTAGAGATTACCGGGGGTATGTAGTGCCACTTTCTTTTAAAGCAAACAAGATCAAAGAAATATACTTCTTTATGGAAGGACATGGTTGGCCTACCCATTCAGATATCTATTTATATGATCCTGGAGTATATCGTAATAATTTCGAGAGAGATAATTATGTACTTACTATTTTAAGAGTAGTAGTGCTAACAATGCTTACCATTGGATTGGTAATAGGTATCATTAGTAGGCAAAATGTTTTCTTATACTATGCTTTATCTTTTTATAGCGGAGTACTCTTTGCAGAAGTAGAGTTGGGAATTTTTGTCAAGTTTTTAGATGTAAATTACCATCACTTAAGTTATTATATCAGACACTTTGCTAACATTGCTTACATCACTTCATTGCTTTACTTTTATAAGTATCTAATAGGGAATGATAATTCGAGTTTCAATGCGGTTTTAAAGTGGTTTGCACCATTCATCCATATTTATTCTGTAATTACATTTTTACTTTTCTTATTCTCAGACAATCCAACAATGATCGCTATTATTTTCCTTTCGATCGTTGTCGTGTCATGGTTAAGCTTCCTGATCTGTTTTGTGTTGTTATTAAGGTCAGTTAGGAAGAATAATATCTATGCAAAATATGCGTTTTTCGTCTTGGTAAGCCGACTGATTGTTATTGCTATTTTTGTGTCATTACCTCATTTGGGCTTAATCGAAAGGTCAATTTATACAGACTATTTATATTACCTATTTATTGGTTATGAATCAGTATTCTATTTTATCATGCTGATGAAAAAGGTGATTAATATTTATGATGAAAGGATTGAACTGCTCTCAAAACAAAAACAATTAGAGAAAGCATATTCTGAAGCAGTACTTAAAGGCCAAGAAGATGAGCGTAACCGAATTGGTAGGGAGCTACATGATTATGTAGGAGGGAACCTTGCTTTGGTCAATAAGTCAGATCATCTTGATGGGGAAGAGGTTAAGAGTATAATTACTTCAACGATCAAGACCGTAAGGGAAATGAGTCATGGTTTAATCACCCCAACATTTAATGATGTACAAAATTTTGAAGATGCCATTTTCGATTTATCATCAAAGTACAATTCAGATGATATGAGTGTGTTTATCAAATTTGTAGATTGGCCTGACTCAAATAAAAAAGAGCTGTTGAACCATTGTTACAGAGTAGTACAGGAGTTACTTTATAATGCAGAAAAACATAGTGAAGCGAACTCTGTACATATACAGTTCTTTTCTGATAATAATATTGGAAGGATTTTCTATGAAGACAATGGAATAGGTTTCAATGTCAATGCTTCAAAGAATGGTGTCGGTTTGGCTAATATACGCTATAGATCCAATGCCATGGGAGGAAAATCCATTATTGAATCTTCCTCATATGGTACTGTAATAAGGATAGAAGATATCCACTTGGATTAA
- a CDS encoding GNAT family N-acetyltransferase, with amino-acid sequence MLLKEKDNLMFYLSEQLNPFEINDLFQLWNSVYPMQLAYKDLDCIREYLTALHHKKHILVKTPTNKVIGWFFSFERDGERWFAILINNEYKRKGLGSDLIKLAKKQFAPLNGWVIDHERYYRLDGEKYVSPLAFYLRHGFRIATDVRLEIPTLSAVKIHYP; translated from the coding sequence ATGTTACTGAAGGAGAAAGATAATTTAATGTTCTATCTATCAGAACAACTAAACCCTTTTGAAATTAATGATTTATTCCAACTTTGGAATAGTGTATACCCTATGCAATTAGCTTATAAAGATCTTGATTGTATTAGGGAATATTTGACTGCATTACATCATAAAAAACATATTCTTGTAAAGACTCCAACAAATAAAGTGATCGGTTGGTTCTTTAGCTTTGAAAGAGATGGTGAAAGATGGTTTGCTATCCTTATCAACAATGAATATAAACGAAAAGGTTTAGGGAGTGACCTGATAAAACTAGCCAAGAAGCAATTTGCTCCTTTAAATGGATGGGTAATTGACCATGAAAGATATTATAGGCTAGATGGAGAAAAATATGTATCACCATTGGCATTTTATCTAAGACATGGGTTTCGTATAGCCACTGATGTACGTTTGGAAATACCTACTTTATCAGCAGTAAAAATTCATTATCCTTAG
- a CDS encoding YciI family protein — MKNILLLLLLSTFFIGCTTPTSPNNHNDYDASLALKYGADDYGMKKFVMAFLKKGPNRNLSKEDAFQLQKAHLENINKMAEEGKLVLAGPFFGDGDIRGIYIFDVESIEEAEALTKTDPAIQAGSLVMDLKEWYGSAAVMAIPDLHKKLEKKNVTEGER; from the coding sequence ATGAAAAATATTCTTCTCCTGTTATTACTATCTACTTTTTTTATTGGATGCACAACACCTACATCACCAAACAATCATAATGATTATGATGCAAGTTTAGCATTAAAGTATGGTGCTGATGATTACGGTATGAAAAAGTTTGTAATGGCATTTTTAAAGAAAGGTCCGAACAGGAACCTCTCAAAAGAGGACGCATTCCAACTTCAGAAAGCTCACTTAGAAAATATCAATAAAATGGCAGAAGAAGGAAAATTAGTACTCGCAGGACCTTTTTTCGGAGATGGTGATATTAGAGGAATCTATATATTTGATGTGGAAAGTATTGAAGAAGCAGAAGCATTAACAAAAACAGACCCTGCAATTCAAGCAGGTAGTCTAGTGATGGATTTAAAAGAGTGGTACGGATCTGCTGCAGTAATGGCAATCCCGGACCTTCACAAAAAACTAGAAAAGAAAAATGTTACTGAAGGAGAAAGATAA
- a CDS encoding response regulator, producing MPTPKILIVDDHILFSIGIEQFLQKRLNAIVVIINNPLDALNEPLDQYDIVLVDMDMPQMKGYEFIKRARQQFENQRFLIVSMHKKQSLLKKAMNSNVNGYILKDDHPDNFIDAIKTIVAGGKFFSPSLEMLLQQQDIHQLFLSPREEEVLRLQATGKSMAEISEQLFISLETVKTHIRNIKIKLELDNKADVIKYAIDNLLV from the coding sequence ATGCCTACACCAAAAATTTTAATCGTTGATGATCACATTCTTTTTTCAATAGGTATAGAGCAATTTTTACAGAAAAGACTTAATGCTATTGTTGTGATTATAAACAATCCACTAGATGCTCTGAATGAACCATTGGATCAGTATGACATAGTACTTGTTGATATGGATATGCCTCAGATGAAAGGGTATGAGTTTATCAAAAGAGCAAGGCAACAGTTCGAGAATCAGCGTTTTCTGATAGTATCAATGCATAAGAAACAGTCGTTATTAAAGAAAGCGATGAATTCTAATGTCAATGGATATATCCTTAAAGATGACCATCCAGATAATTTTATAGATGCAATAAAAACGATTGTTGCAGGAGGCAAGTTTTTCTCACCAAGTTTAGAAATGCTTCTTCAACAACAAGATATACATCAATTGTTTCTCTCACCAAGAGAAGAAGAAGTATTGAGGTTACAGGCAACAGGTAAAAGTATGGCTGAAATCTCTGAACAGCTTTTTATCAGTCTCGAAACGGTAAAAACTCACATACGAAACATTAAAATTAAATTAGAGCTTGATAACAAAGCGGATGTAATTAAATATGCAATAGACAATCTATTAGTTTAA
- a CDS encoding phosphoglycerate kinase → MKTIDNYNFEGKKAVVRVDLNVPLNPDFSVRDFTRINAVVATVKKIVADGGSAILMSHMGRPKDGFEDKFSLKHIVAPLSEKLGIDVKFGGDPIGAEADEMAANLQPGEVMLLDNLRFYKEEKKGDEEFAKKLASRGDVWVMDAFGTAHRAHASTAVIAKFVKDKVSGYVMGREVENAKKITENPARPFTAIMGGAKVSDKILLIERIMDVADNIIIGGGMAYTFFKAQGGTIGNSLCEEDKLDLALELIEKAKAKGVNLLLPVDSVCGDKFGEDAAVASYDSNAIADGYMGLDIGPKAAEEFSKIIKESKSVLWNGPMGVSEWANFANGTTTVATAVAEATEAGAFSLIGGGDSAAAVNTLGFGDRVSYISTGGGAMLELMEGKVLPGIAALED, encoded by the coding sequence ATGAAAACTATCGATAATTATAATTTCGAAGGTAAGAAAGCGGTTGTACGTGTTGACTTGAACGTACCTTTAAATCCAGATTTTTCAGTTCGTGACTTTACTCGTATCAACGCAGTAGTAGCTACAGTTAAGAAAATCGTTGCTGATGGTGGATCTGCTATCTTGATGTCTCACATGGGTCGTCCAAAAGATGGTTTTGAGGATAAGTTCTCGTTAAAGCACATCGTTGCTCCTTTATCTGAAAAATTAGGTATTGATGTAAAATTCGGTGGTGATCCAATTGGTGCTGAAGCTGACGAAATGGCTGCAAACTTGCAACCAGGTGAAGTAATGTTATTGGACAACTTACGTTTCTACAAAGAAGAGAAGAAAGGTGACGAGGAATTTGCTAAGAAACTAGCTTCTCGTGGTGATGTTTGGGTAATGGATGCTTTCGGTACTGCACATAGAGCTCACGCTTCTACAGCAGTTATCGCTAAATTCGTAAAAGATAAAGTATCTGGTTACGTAATGGGTAGAGAAGTAGAAAACGCTAAGAAAATTACTGAAAACCCTGCTCGTCCTTTCACTGCAATTATGGGTGGTGCTAAGGTATCAGATAAGATTTTATTAATTGAGCGTATTATGGATGTTGCTGATAATATTATTATCGGTGGTGGTATGGCTTATACTTTCTTCAAAGCACAAGGTGGTACTATCGGTAACTCTTTATGTGAAGAAGATAAATTAGACTTAGCTTTAGAATTGATCGAAAAAGCAAAAGCAAAAGGTGTAAACTTGTTATTACCAGTTGACTCAGTTTGTGGTGATAAATTCGGTGAAGATGCAGCTGTAGCTTCTTACGATTCTAATGCAATCGCAGACGGTTACATGGGTCTTGATATTGGACCAAAAGCGGCTGAGGAATTCTCAAAAATTATCAAAGAATCTAAGTCTGTTCTTTGGAACGGACCAATGGGTGTATCTGAATGGGCTAACTTTGCTAACGGTACTACTACTGTTGCAACTGCAGTGGCTGAAGCTACTGAAGCTGGTGCGTTCTCATTAATCGGTGGTGGTGATTCTGCTGCTGCTGTAAACACTTTAGGTTTCGGTGACAGAGTATCATACATCTCTACAGGTGGTGGTGCAATGTTAGAATTAATGGAAGGTAAAGTTCTTCCTGGTATCGCAGCTTTAGAGGACTAA
- the htpG gene encoding molecular chaperone HtpG, which translates to MAAKGSISVNTENIFPIIKKFLYSDHDIFLRELVANAVDATQKLQKLASMGEFNGELGDVTIQVDVDTEKKTISITDRGIGMSEEEVEKYINQVAFSGATEFVEKFKDVDTSTIIGKFGLGFYSAFMVADNVEVITKSFKDEPAVKWTCDGSTEYEITTSDKAERGTTIVLHVNEDSEEFVDEARLRQILNRYSKYMPVPIQVGVDKRTEKEGEGDDAKDVEIVEPHVINKTEPLWAKDPKSLTDEDYLNFYKELYPMSEEPMFWIHLNVDFPFELTGILYFPKVKEDVTPHKDKIQLYSRQVFITDNVEEIMPEFLRLMHGVIDSPDIPLNVSRSYLQSDANVKKISSYVTRKVADKLNSLYKNDRENFEKKWESIGLFVKYGMMTDDKFFDKAKKFCLLETLDGKLYNFEEYKEQIQANQKDKNDKFVFLYSTDQGTQDTYIQAAQKKGYSVLKMDTLIDAHFISNTEHKFEDITWKRIDSDTVNNLVETDDKNESVLTEEESKKLVDIFKRALNDDKLEPKVEAMTADELPVMITKPEFMRRMEEMAAMQGGGMGMFGGFPGGDTITINGNSEFVSRILKEDKEGEQDKLVKHAYDLAKLSQGNLKGADLTAFINRSLDIL; encoded by the coding sequence ATGGCGGCAAAAGGTTCTATTTCAGTGAATACTGAAAATATCTTTCCTATCATCAAAAAATTCTTGTATTCTGATCACGACATTTTCTTACGTGAATTAGTGGCGAATGCAGTTGATGCGACTCAAAAATTACAAAAACTTGCATCGATGGGTGAATTCAACGGAGAACTTGGTGATGTAACTATCCAAGTAGACGTTGATACTGAAAAGAAAACAATCTCTATCACTGACCGAGGTATCGGTATGAGTGAGGAAGAAGTTGAAAAATATATCAACCAAGTAGCATTTTCTGGTGCGACAGAATTCGTTGAGAAATTTAAAGATGTAGATACATCTACAATCATCGGTAAATTCGGTTTAGGTTTCTACTCAGCATTTATGGTCGCTGACAATGTAGAAGTAATCACTAAATCATTCAAAGATGAGCCTGCAGTAAAATGGACTTGTGATGGTTCTACTGAATATGAAATCACAACTTCAGATAAAGCAGAAAGAGGTACTACAATCGTTCTTCATGTAAATGAAGACTCTGAGGAGTTTGTGGACGAAGCTCGTTTACGTCAAATTTTAAACCGTTACTCTAAGTACATGCCAGTGCCAATTCAAGTTGGTGTTGATAAGCGTACTGAAAAAGAAGGTGAAGGTGACGACGCAAAAGACGTAGAAATTGTTGAGCCACACGTAATCAACAAAACTGAGCCACTTTGGGCTAAAGATCCTAAATCTTTAACTGACGAGGATTACTTAAACTTCTATAAGGAGTTATACCCAATGTCAGAAGAGCCAATGTTCTGGATTCACTTGAACGTTGATTTCCCATTCGAGTTAACTGGTATTCTTTACTTCCCTAAAGTAAAAGAAGATGTAACTCCTCATAAAGACAAGATTCAATTGTACTCTCGTCAGGTATTTATTACTGACAATGTAGAGGAAATCATGCCTGAGTTCTTACGCTTGATGCATGGTGTAATTGATTCTCCAGATATTCCATTAAACGTATCTCGTTCGTACTTACAATCTGACGCTAACGTGAAGAAGATTTCTTCTTATGTAACTCGTAAGGTGGCAGATAAGTTAAATAGCTTATACAAAAACGATCGTGAGAACTTCGAGAAGAAGTGGGAGTCTATCGGATTATTCGTAAAATACGGTATGATGACAGACGATAAATTCTTCGACAAAGCGAAGAAGTTCTGTTTATTGGAGACATTGGATGGTAAATTATACAACTTCGAAGAGTATAAAGAGCAAATCCAAGCGAATCAAAAAGATAAAAACGACAAGTTCGTATTCTTATATTCAACAGATCAAGGTACTCAAGATACTTATATTCAAGCTGCACAGAAGAAAGGGTATAGCGTATTGAAAATGGATACATTGATTGACGCTCACTTTATCAGCAATACTGAGCACAAGTTCGAGGACATCACTTGGAAGCGTATCGACTCTGATACTGTAAATAACTTAGTAGAAACTGATGACAAAAATGAGTCAGTTTTAACTGAAGAAGAGTCTAAGAAATTGGTTGATATCTTCAAGAGAGCATTAAACGACGATAAATTGGAGCCTAAAGTTGAAGCAATGACTGCTGATGAGCTTCCAGTTATGATCACTAAGCCAGAGTTTATGCGTCGTATGGAAGAAATGGCTGCTATGCAAGGCGGCGGTATGGGAATGTTCGGTGGTTTCCCTGGTGGTGATACAATTACTATCAACGGGAACTCTGAGTTTGTTTCTCGTATCTTAAAAGAAGACAAGGAAGGTGAACAAGATAAGTTAGTAAAACATGCTTATGATTTAGCAAAACTTTCTCAAGGTAACTTGAAGGGAGCTGACTTAACGGCATTCATCAACCGTTCATTGGATATCCTATAA
- a CDS encoding TlpA family protein disulfide reductase has product MKNKLFSILALIISVTLFSFTNTPKGDGDKESLYVFKDLEGNTVDLTEFEGKYVYIDVWASWCGPCLREIPSLQEIEKKYEGKDIVFVSLSVDQSTDAWKAMVKKKDLHGNQLHLGTNFKFTDKFNITSIPRFILLDKKGKVENANAPRPSEEALVALFKDLGL; this is encoded by the coding sequence ATGAAAAATAAATTATTCTCAATTTTAGCACTCATTATCTCAGTTACACTATTTAGTTTTACAAATACACCCAAAGGAGACGGTGACAAAGAGTCATTATATGTATTTAAAGATTTAGAAGGTAATACTGTAGACTTAACAGAATTTGAAGGTAAATACGTATATATTGATGTTTGGGCATCTTGGTGTGGACCTTGTTTAAGAGAAATCCCTTCGCTTCAAGAGATTGAGAAAAAGTATGAAGGAAAAGATATTGTATTTGTTTCACTATCTGTAGATCAAAGTACTGATGCTTGGAAAGCAATGGTAAAAAAGAAAGACTTACATGGAAATCAACTTCATTTAGGTACAAACTTTAAATTCACAGATAAGTTTAATATCACTTCTATTCCAAGATTCATCTTATTAGATAAAAAAGGAAAAGTAGAAAATGCTAATGCACCTCGTCCGTCAGAAGAGGCGTTAGTAGCATTGTTTAAAGATCTTGGTTTATAA
- a CDS encoding oxidoreductase, which translates to MMNLNDFQKIPSQKGRVAIVTGANIGLGLETARYLAQKDITVVLACRNLQKAEAALLDIKNSYPTADLDILKIDLNDLDSVHTFTEQFSQKYQRLDLLINNAGLMIPPLQRTKEGFESQFGVNYVAHFYLTQLLLPLLNNTPEARIVNLGSLAHRQGKLDFDNLNAEKRYVKFEAYSLSKLACVMFTYELQRRLEKEGKSTIAVVAHPGGSMTNLGQYAPQFINNIVEKIGAPFLNSSKMGALPTVYAALGADIKGGDYTGPNGFTEIKGSKAVKVKSTKYSHRIDLAQRLWEETEKMIQETKVSQ; encoded by the coding sequence ATGATGAACTTAAACGATTTTCAAAAAATTCCATCTCAAAAAGGTCGTGTAGCAATTGTTACTGGGGCCAATATTGGATTAGGTTTAGAAACTGCCAGATATTTAGCTCAAAAAGATATTACCGTTGTACTTGCCTGTCGAAACTTACAGAAAGCAGAAGCAGCATTATTGGATATCAAGAACTCTTACCCTACAGCAGATTTAGATATCCTAAAAATAGATTTAAATGATCTCGATTCAGTACATACTTTTACTGAACAATTTTCTCAGAAATATCAGCGGTTAGACCTTCTTATAAATAATGCTGGTCTAATGATTCCGCCATTACAACGAACGAAAGAAGGATTTGAAAGTCAGTTTGGGGTAAATTATGTTGCTCATTTTTATCTCACTCAATTGCTTTTACCACTGCTAAATAATACTCCTGAGGCAAGAATAGTGAACCTCGGAAGCTTAGCTCACCGCCAAGGAAAGTTAGATTTTGACAACCTTAATGCCGAAAAAAGGTATGTAAAATTCGAAGCTTACTCATTGAGCAAATTAGCCTGCGTGATGTTTACGTATGAGTTACAACGTAGACTTGAAAAAGAAGGAAAAAGTACAATTGCAGTAGTGGCTCACCCCGGTGGATCCATGACGAATTTAGGACAATATGCTCCACAATTCATCAATAATATTGTAGAGAAAATAGGTGCACCATTTCTTAATTCTTCCAAAATGGGTGCATTGCCTACTGTTTATGCTGCATTAGGTGCAGATATAAAAGGAGGTGATTATACCGGTCCTAATGGATTTACGGAGATCAAAGGAAGTAAAGCGGTAAAAGTAAAATCAACAAAGTATTCTCATCGTATTGATTTAGCACAAAGACTTTGGGAAGAAACCGAAAAAATGATTCAAGAAACTAAAGTGAGTCAATAG